The nucleotide window AATGAGGCAGAGAAGCTCGAAACAAAAGGTTTTGCCGTTATTGCAAGCAATGAGCAGCCGGTTGTTTATTTCACAAAGGCGGATTATAAGAAGACTGCAAAAATAAAGTCGTATCAGAAAACTGATAAAGAAAGGTCTGCCAAAGTTACATCAAAAAAGAAGCTGAATAAGGCAAAGACCACTAAAAAGGACAATGATAGTCCTGCAAAGGAGAGCAAAAAAGCAAAGGATCAAGGTATTGCTAAAAACGTGGCATATGGAAATAAAGGATAAGAATATACTTGTTTTCGGCCTTGCAGAGAGCGGTGTTGGCGCTTCAAATCTGCTTGCACGTTTTGGCGCAAAGGTAACGGTTACTGACAGTAAACCAAAGGAAGCGTTAATAAAATATGTTGAAAGGCTTCTGCCTGCGGTAAGGCTCAGTCTTGGCGGGCATCCTGATGGGATACTGCGAGGCGTGGATATGATAGTGCTAAGCCCCGGTGTGCCGCCTGACATCCAGCCGTTGAAGAAGGCAAAGGAGATGGGGATAAGGATTATCGGCGAACTTGAACTTGCGTATCAAGTGATAAATTCAAAGTTCAAAATTCAAAGTTCAAAATTTCTGGCAATAACAGGGACTAATGGGAAATCAACCACTACAACATTATTAAACGAGATGTTAAATAAAGGAGGCTTCAGGACAATTCTGGGAGGGAATATAGGGAATGCCCTGACAGAAGAGATATTTGGATTAGTCAGAAGTCAGAAAACCGATGATGATTTTCTGATAACTCTTAACTCTCAACTCTCAACTCTTAACTACGTGGTCGTTGAGGTGTCAAGTTTTCAGCTGGAGGCAATAGAGATGTTCAGGCCTGCCGGAGCAGCTATCCTCAATATCACGCCTGACCATATGGACAGATACCATTCAATGGAAAAATACAAAGACGCAAAGGCGCAGATATTCGCAAACCAGAGGGAAGGAGATTTCCTGGTCCTTAATGCGGATGACATAGAAACGATGAGATTATACGATTCAAGATTCAAGATTCAAGATTCAAGATTACCTGATGTATATTTCTTCAGCCGTAAGAAAGCGGTAGAAGGGGTCTACTTTAAAGACGGAGTTATTTATTCTAACTTCAACTCTTCACTCTTAACTCTTAACTCTCAACTTATTCGTGCTGATGAGATAAACATTAAAGGTGTTCACAACATGGAGAATGCCATGGCTGCTTCGGCCATGGCTCTCCTTGCAGGATGTCCGGCAGAGGCAGTTGTAAGCGCCTTAAAAGATTTTGAGGGGCTTGAACACCGTCTTGAACTTGTCAGGGAATTTGAAGGCGTGGATTACATCAATGACTCAAAAGGCACGAATGTGGATGCGGTGGTAAAGTCGCTTGAGAGTTTTTCAAGGCCTGTAATCCTGATTGCAGGCGGAAGAGACAAAGACGGAGATTTTTCTCTTCTGAGTTCTCTCATAAAAAGCAGAGTAAAAAAACTCGTTCTCATCGGAGAGGCAAGGGAAAAAATAAAAGAATTTCTCGGCGGACTGACAGAGACCATATTTGCGGATAATCTGGAAGAAGCTGTGATGCTAGCCAGAAAATCAGCGTCAAAAGGCGATGTTGTGCTCCTCTCTCCCGCATGCGCAAGTTTTGATATGTTCAGGGATTACAAAGACAGGGGAAAGCAGTTTAAAAAGATTGTGAAGGGTTTATCCTGAGATGAATAAAACGTATGACAGATGGTTTTTGTTAATCACGTTTTTCCTGCTGGGCCTGGGGGCGCTCATGATATACAGTTCAACGGCAGTTGTATCCCCGGCCATGTCAAAAAAAGATGTGACGCAGTTTTTTTATTTTAAGAGGCATCTGTTTACGATGCTGCTCGGATTTGCGGCAATGTTTTCCGCTTACAGATTGAGGACTGAGACTCTGAATAAGACAGCAGTGCCTTTGCTTATATTTTCCTTTCTGCTTCTTGTTCTTGTCTTTGTGCCGGGAATGGGAATATCGGCAGGCGGAGCAAAAAGATGGTTAAGACTCTGGCCGTCAACCTTTCAGCCTTCCGAGCTGGTCAAACTTTCAATGGTTATATTCCTTGCTAAATATATGTCGGCATATAATTACAGGACAGACAGCTTTGTCTCTTTTGCAAAACCTATTGCAGTTATGGCAGTGTTTCAGGCCATATTTCTCAAACAGCCTGACTTTGGCGCTGCTATAAGCCTCGGTATTATTACACTTGCCATGTTGTTCTTTTCAGGCATAAGGATGAGATATCTGCTGTCCCTAACAGTGTTCGCAATTCCTGTAATAGTAAAGCTTGTGCAAGAACCGTACAGATGGAAGCGTGTTACATCTTTCCTTAATCCATGGGAGGACCCTCAGGGAAGCGGCTTTCAACTTATACAATCGTTTATTGCCCTCGGCAGCGGAGGCATTAAAGGAGTCGGTCTTGGTGAAAGCAAACAAAAACTGTTATTCCTGCCTGAAACCCATACTGATTTTATTTTTTCGCTTGTCGGCGAGGAACTCGGACTGATAGGCGCGGGTGTAATTATTTTGCTGTTCGTGATGTTGTTTGTGAGGGGGATAGCCGTGACTAACAAGGCTAAGGACAGCTTTGTATATTATCTGTCTTTTGGCCTTTCAATAATGATTGCGCTTCAGGCGCTGATAAATTTCTCTGTTGTAACAGGGATGATTCCTACAAAGGGGCTTCCTTTGCCGTTTATAAGTTATGGGGGGTCAGCTCTGCTCGTGAATATGGCGGCAGTAGGCATTCTTCTTAATCTTTCAAAAGGGGAAGACAGCAGAAGAGTCGTTGACAGGACAAAAGAACTGGTAATGAGAAAAAAGGCGTTAAGGGCGGTATATGGGAACAAACAATTTTAAGTTGAAAGTTGAAAGTTTAAAGTTGAAAGTTCTGAAAACTTTTCACTTTTCACTCTTCACTTTTCACTTGCCGCTATGAGGGTGATTATCGCAGGAGGAGGCACCGGAGGGCACATTTTCCCGGGCATAGCCATAGCAGAGGAATTAAAAAGAAGAGAGGATAAGACAGAAGTGATATTCGTAGGCACGGAACACGGAATTGAGGCGAGGATTATTCCGCGTGAAGGGTATCCGATAAAATTTCTGAAGGCAGAAGGCTTTGTCGGCGTATCTCTGCTGAGGAAGATTAGAGCTTTATGGAAGATGCTGTTTTCAATTGTTGACTCTTACGGAATTCTTAAGGCGGTATCTCCTGATATCGTGATAGGCGTGGGAGGCTATGCGTCTGTAGGCCCAATGCTTGCGGCATCCATGATGTCAATACCCGCAATGATAGTAGAACAGAATTCTGTGCCCGGACTTGCGAATAAGATACTTGGGAAGTTTGTCGGCGCCATAGGGGTAACGTATCAGGAAAGCCTAGCGTTTTTCCCGAGGGCCAAGACATTTTTTACAGGGAACCCTATCAGGATGCGCATTCTGACAGGAAGCAGGGACGCAGCCTATGACATCTTTTCACTTGATAGAAATAAGTTTACGCTATTCGTCTTTGGCGGCAGTTCCGGCGCAAGGAACATAAACCGCGCAGTGGTGGATTCCTTTAATCATATGTTGGATCTCAAGGAGAAGATACAGTTTCTGCACCAGACAGGCGACCACGGCTACGAGCACGTCAGGGAGTCTTACCGGAAGTGGGGTTTCATGGGTACGGTGACGCCGTTTATATATCAGATGGCAGAGGCGTACGCAGTTGCAGACCTCGTAATATCAAGAGCAGGCGCAACAACCCTTGCTGAACTCACCGCTATCGGCAAGTCTGCAATCTTAATTCCGTATCCCTATGCAGCAGGACATCATCAGGAGCTTAATGCAGGCAAGCTGCTTGAGATGAAGGCCGCAAGGATGATACTGGACCATAAAGTAACAGGAGAAATCCTTGCAAAACATATCAGAGAGCTTTACGAGAATAAATATCTGAGGCATGAGATGGAAAAGCAAAGCCGATCCGTTGGCAGACCGGATGCTGCTCAGAGAGTAGTTGATATTGCGATAAGCCTTGCGAAGGAAAATAAAAATGCAAAAAGAAAAATTCAAAAATAAGGAATTCGTTAATTGCACACTTTTAATTTTTAATTTTTAATTTAGAAGGAGCGGGCGTGTTTGAGCAATACAGGATAATCCACTTTGTCGGCATCGGAGGAATAGGGATGAGCGGGATAGCAGAGGTTCTTCATAACCTCGGCTACGAAGTTACAGGCTCGGATGTTAAGGAGTCTGATACGACAAACAGGCTGAACAGCCTCGGCATAAAGGTAGATATCGGACACAGAGCGGAAAATGTTGATGATGCCCATGTTGTGGTTATATCCTCTGCTGTTTCTAAGGACAATGCCGAGGTGATGGAGGCAAAAAGAAAGTCAATCCCTGTAATCCCGAGAGCTGAGATGCTCGCTGAACTTGCAAGGATGAAATACGGGATACTGGTAGCAGGCGCGCATGGCAAGACAACAACGACTTCGTTAATCGCAACAGTGATTGCAAGCAGCGGCCTTGACCCTACAGTTGTTATAGGAGGAAAGCTCAGGTCTACAGGAAGCAATGCAAGATTGGGGCAGGGAGATTTCCTTGTGGCAGAGGCTGACGAGAGCGACGGTTCATTCCTCAGGCTTTCTCCGACCATCGCAGTTGTGACGAATATAGACAGGGAACACATGGATTTCTTTAAGACAATGGATTCATTGAGAGATGCTTTTCTGTCTTTCATAAATAAAGTCCCGTTTTATGGAGTGTCGATAGTATGCATTGAAAATGAGGAGCTTTGTAAACTGCTGCCTTATGTGCACAGGCGATATATCACATACGGACTCTCGCCTGACTCTGATGTGTATGCTGCTGATATAAAGAAAGGGTTTATGACAGTGAGTTTTGACGTCGTGTATAAAGGGGAAAATCTCGGCAATTTCAGCCTGCCTGTGCCCGGCGTGCATAACATCCTCAACAGTCTCGCAGCAATAGTAACTGCAAGGGAATTGAAGATAGAGACAGGCGTAATAAAAGAGGCTCTGAAAAAATTCAGCGGGATACAGAGGAGATTTGAATTAAAAGGAGAGGAAAAAGGGATAAAAGTTTTTGACGACTATGGACATCATCCTACCGAAATAAAAGCGACTCTGAATGCGGCAAAAGATGGCCTTCTGGCCCGGCAGGGCGCAGGGAGATTATTTGTTATATTCCAGCCTCACAGATATACGAGGACCAAAGACCTTATGGATGAGTTTACATCCTGTTTTTCTGAAGCTGACATTCTTTGCTTGATGGACATATATTCTGCGGGTGAAAAACCGATAAATGGCATTGATTCCAATGCGCTGCTTGACCGCATCAAAAAAACAGGGCATAAGGATGCCGCTTATTTTCACGACAGAGAGAAACTCATGGATAATCTTCTTATGAGATTGAAAAACGGAGACGTGGTTTTCACTCTCGGCGCAGGAGATGTCTGGAAACTCGGCGAGGAGATATTGGAAGAATTAAGAATTAAGAGTTAAGAGTGAAATGAGAAACATTATCGATAAACAGTTATGGCAAGAAATAATCTCTCCGGACAGCTTTTCTGGCGAGGTGAAGTTCAAGGAGCCTATGAAGGCGCATACATATCTTCAAATAGGCGGCCCGGCAGATGTCTTTGCATGCCCGCGTGACACAGTGTCTCTGGAAAACACTCTTGCGGCGCTGAATGAAGAACGCATCCCTTTTGTAACAGTTGGCGGAGGCACTAATATCCTTGTGAAAGACGAAGGGATATATGGAGCGGTTATTTCATTAAAGAATTTCAGGCGCAGTGACATTGCAAAGGAAGAGAAGGATATGGTCATGTTTTTTGCCGAGTCAGGAACCCCGCTTCAGAAGCTTGTGAGTTTTTCAAAAGAGCAAGGATACTCCGGCATTGAAGGCCTTGCCGGCATACCCGGTTTTGTCGGAGGTGCAATCGCAGGGAATGCGGGGGCCTTCGGCTATTCAATAAAAAATGCGCTTGTCTCTGTGAGGATGATGAACCCTGATAAGGGGATATACGAGATGAGCGCCTCTGAACTCGGGCTTGAATACAGGGCGTCAAAGATACCTGAAGATACTGTTATCCTGAGCGCAAACATGAGGCTGAAAAAGGACGTTAAAGAAGACGTAGCAAAAAGGATAGATTCTTTCCTTAAGCAGAAACGCGAAACACAGCCGCTGTCAGAAATGTCGGCAGGGTGCGTATTCAGGAATCCTGAAGGCGCATCCGCAGGAAGGCTGATAGATGAAGCAGGCTGCAAGGGCATGCGAGTCGGAAATGTGGAAGTAAGCAGAATGCACGCAAATTTTTTTATCAATAAAGGCGATGCGAAGGCATCGGATTTTTTGAAGCTTATGGATGAGGTAAAAAAAAAGGTTATGAAAGTTTTCGGCACGGAGCTTGAGCCGGAGATAAGGATAGTGGGGAAGGAATGATATACCCGAAAAATAGACATAGAAAATTGTCATTGCGAGTGAAACGAAGCAATCTCGCCTTTTGCGATGAGATTGCCACGAACCCTTCGAGTTCTCGCAATGACAGGTAATTCAAGCGTTTATAGTTCTATGTCTATTTTTTGGTCACTTGAATACTTATGCTGACTGATAGAAAGATAGGCGTTTTAATGGGCGGCATATCCAGAGAGAGAGAGGTTTCGCTGAGAAGCGGGAGTGCGGTTTTCAATGCCCTGAAAAAACTCGGGTATACCGCTGTTGCGATAGATGCGGCGTCAAACATATGCGAGGTGTTGAAAAAGGAGAAGATTGATATAGCATTTCTTGTTCTTCACGGAGGCTGGGGAGAAGACGGCTCTATACAGGGGCTTCTTGAAGTTATGGGAATTCCTTACACAGGGTCTGATGTCCTTTCTTCGGCGATTGCAATGAACAAGGCGGCGTCAAAGAAGATATTCTTTTATCACAGAATTCCAGCGCCGCCATTCATAGTTCTTGATAAGAAGGCTGTCAGCTGTCAGCTATCAGCTATCAGCTTTGAAATGCCGTGGGTTGTCAAACCTGTATGTGAAGGGTCAAGCGTTGGGGTGAGCATAGCAAGAGATAAAGGACAGATTGAAAGCGCGCTCAAGACCGGGTTCTCATACGGCAGCGAGATAATCATAGAAAAATATATAGAGGGCAAGGAAGTCCATGTAGGGATTCTTAATGACAGGGCGCTCGGAGGTGTTGAGGTAAAGACATCACTTGAATTTTACAGCTACGAGGCAAAATACACAGCAGGTTTAACTGAATATATACTCCCTCCTAAAATAGATGAAGCACTGTATATGAAGGCAAAAGATATTGCCCTTTCAGCGAACAGAGCGCTCGGTTGTTCAGGAGCGACAAGGGTTGATTTGAGGATTGATAATGACGGCAATCCCTATGTGCTTGAAGTTAACACAATACCGGGCATGACAGAAACAAGCCTCTTGCCGAAGATTGCAAAGGAGGCGGGGTTTGATTTCCCTGCGCTTGTGGAGGAGATTCTTAAAGACGCAATTGAAAGAGAGCAGAGAAGGCATTATGAGGAATAACAGAAGGATAAATAAGCAAACAGCAGCGCCCAGGATTAAAAAACGGCGCTGTCTGCTTAAATTGTTTGCGCTGTTTTTGCTTATAACAGGCGCATACTGGGGCGCTAAGTATGCCATTGATACTGCACGCAAGACGCTGTTCCCTGTAAAAGAAATCGTGTTTTCAGGCAACAAACATATCTCCGAGAGCGAGCTAAAGGCGATTATGGGAATTAACGGAAATGAGAGCCTTTTTGGATTATCATCAAAAGAACTTGAGGCAAGGCTTTTGAAATCTCCATGGATAAAGGCAGTCAGCTTCAGAAAGGATTTTCCGCACAGATTTACGGTCAGGATTGAGGAGTCAACGCCCTATGCGCTTCTTGAGAGGAACGGCCGCACATTCTTTATTGATGATAAGGGAAATAGGCTTGAAGAGTTAAAGGGAGAAGCCATACCGTTTTTGCCGGTAATTTCAGGGGACCCGTTCAAAAACAGCAGTGTATTTTCTGAGGTATTGAATCTTGTAAGGACCATGAAGGATAAAGGTTTCATCGCTGTGAAGGATCGCATAGAG belongs to Nitrospirota bacterium and includes:
- the murB gene encoding UDP-N-acetylmuramate dehydrogenase, which gives rise to MRNIIDKQLWQEIISPDSFSGEVKFKEPMKAHTYLQIGGPADVFACPRDTVSLENTLAALNEERIPFVTVGGGTNILVKDEGIYGAVISLKNFRRSDIAKEEKDMVMFFAESGTPLQKLVSFSKEQGYSGIEGLAGIPGFVGGAIAGNAGAFGYSIKNALVSVRMMNPDKGIYEMSASELGLEYRASKIPEDTVILSANMRLKKDVKEDVAKRIDSFLKQKRETQPLSEMSAGCVFRNPEGASAGRLIDEAGCKGMRVGNVEVSRMHANFFINKGDAKASDFLKLMDEVKKKVMKVFGTELEPEIRIVGKE
- a CDS encoding FtsQ-type POTRA domain-containing protein, with the protein product MRNNRRINKQTAAPRIKKRRCLLKLFALFLLITGAYWGAKYAIDTARKTLFPVKEIVFSGNKHISESELKAIMGINGNESLFGLSSKELEARLLKSPWIKAVSFRKDFPHRFTVRIEESTPYALLERNGRTFFIDDKGNRLEELKGEAIPFLPVISGDPFKNSSVFSEVLNLVRTMKDKGFIAVKDRIEIIIPRGAGPEDISMQVDGMLVKVGHGEYEEKLQRLLELEDEIMRRGIPVDYIDLRFANKVIVKPINEVIR
- the murG gene encoding undecaprenyldiphospho-muramoylpentapeptide beta-N-acetylglucosaminyltransferase, which produces MRVIIAGGGTGGHIFPGIAIAEELKRREDKTEVIFVGTEHGIEARIIPREGYPIKFLKAEGFVGVSLLRKIRALWKMLFSIVDSYGILKAVSPDIVIGVGGYASVGPMLAASMMSIPAMIVEQNSVPGLANKILGKFVGAIGVTYQESLAFFPRAKTFFTGNPIRMRILTGSRDAAYDIFSLDRNKFTLFVFGGSSGARNINRAVVDSFNHMLDLKEKIQFLHQTGDHGYEHVRESYRKWGFMGTVTPFIYQMAEAYAVADLVISRAGATTLAELTAIGKSAILIPYPYAAGHHQELNAGKLLEMKAARMILDHKVTGEILAKHIRELYENKYLRHEMEKQSRSVGRPDAAQRVVDIAISLAKENKNAKRKIQK
- the ftsW gene encoding putative lipid II flippase FtsW, which gives rise to MNKTYDRWFLLITFFLLGLGALMIYSSTAVVSPAMSKKDVTQFFYFKRHLFTMLLGFAAMFSAYRLRTETLNKTAVPLLIFSFLLLVLVFVPGMGISAGGAKRWLRLWPSTFQPSELVKLSMVIFLAKYMSAYNYRTDSFVSFAKPIAVMAVFQAIFLKQPDFGAAISLGIITLAMLFFSGIRMRYLLSLTVFAIPVIVKLVQEPYRWKRVTSFLNPWEDPQGSGFQLIQSFIALGSGGIKGVGLGESKQKLLFLPETHTDFIFSLVGEELGLIGAGVIILLFVMLFVRGIAVTNKAKDSFVYYLSFGLSIMIALQALINFSVVTGMIPTKGLPLPFISYGGSALLVNMAAVGILLNLSKGEDSRRVVDRTKELVMRKKALRAVYGNKQF
- a CDS encoding D-alanine--D-alanine ligase, producing MLTDRKIGVLMGGISREREVSLRSGSAVFNALKKLGYTAVAIDAASNICEVLKKEKIDIAFLVLHGGWGEDGSIQGLLEVMGIPYTGSDVLSSAIAMNKAASKKIFFYHRIPAPPFIVLDKKAVSCQLSAISFEMPWVVKPVCEGSSVGVSIARDKGQIESALKTGFSYGSEIIIEKYIEGKEVHVGILNDRALGGVEVKTSLEFYSYEAKYTAGLTEYILPPKIDEALYMKAKDIALSANRALGCSGATRVDLRIDNDGNPYVLEVNTIPGMTETSLLPKIAKEAGFDFPALVEEILKDAIEREQRRHYEE
- the murD gene encoding UDP-N-acetylmuramoyl-L-alanine--D-glutamate ligase, producing MEIKDKNILVFGLAESGVGASNLLARFGAKVTVTDSKPKEALIKYVERLLPAVRLSLGGHPDGILRGVDMIVLSPGVPPDIQPLKKAKEMGIRIIGELELAYQVINSKFKIQSSKFLAITGTNGKSTTTTLLNEMLNKGGFRTILGGNIGNALTEEIFGLVRSQKTDDDFLITLNSQLSTLNYVVVEVSSFQLEAIEMFRPAGAAILNITPDHMDRYHSMEKYKDAKAQIFANQREGDFLVLNADDIETMRLYDSRFKIQDSRLPDVYFFSRKKAVEGVYFKDGVIYSNFNSSLLTLNSQLIRADEINIKGVHNMENAMAASAMALLAGCPAEAVVSALKDFEGLEHRLELVREFEGVDYINDSKGTNVDAVVKSLESFSRPVILIAGGRDKDGDFSLLSSLIKSRVKKLVLIGEAREKIKEFLGGLTETIFADNLEEAVMLARKSASKGDVVLLSPACASFDMFRDYKDRGKQFKKIVKGLS
- a CDS encoding UDP-N-acetylmuramate--L-alanine ligase — translated: MFEQYRIIHFVGIGGIGMSGIAEVLHNLGYEVTGSDVKESDTTNRLNSLGIKVDIGHRAENVDDAHVVVISSAVSKDNAEVMEAKRKSIPVIPRAEMLAELARMKYGILVAGAHGKTTTTSLIATVIASSGLDPTVVIGGKLRSTGSNARLGQGDFLVAEADESDGSFLRLSPTIAVVTNIDREHMDFFKTMDSLRDAFLSFINKVPFYGVSIVCIENEELCKLLPYVHRRYITYGLSPDSDVYAADIKKGFMTVSFDVVYKGENLGNFSLPVPGVHNILNSLAAIVTARELKIETGVIKEALKKFSGIQRRFELKGEEKGIKVFDDYGHHPTEIKATLNAAKDGLLARQGAGRLFVIFQPHRYTRTKDLMDEFTSCFSEADILCLMDIYSAGEKPINGIDSNALLDRIKKTGHKDAAYFHDREKLMDNLLMRLKNGDVVFTLGAGDVWKLGEEILEELRIKS